One genomic segment of Gossypium arboreum isolate Shixiya-1 chromosome 3, ASM2569848v2, whole genome shotgun sequence includes these proteins:
- the LOC108475489 gene encoding uncharacterized protein LOC108475489 produces the protein MSPKILVEGRTCPFSSFFSFSVSDRKTKGIKPLSGSFVFSKLAQMAFLFNKFQDAVRILAKSPTFARYRRKLQFEDDINLLFMYTSYNRLGKNADEADAEEIIDMASKASFTDQQMQVQENVHFQIKNFCTVMDEILLPGSAVPMTRPIKRAELSLRLKDSIGYSLDVKPSQIPHNEASQGLYLNGEANVGAVIAIYPGVIYSPSYYPYIPGYPRVDARNRYLITRYDGIAIDAQPWGYGGETREIWDSSTMQETRPDTDETMLGKALENSQVRCSGEILERRNPLALAHFANHPTEETVPNVMVCPYDFPLTEKDLRTYIPNISFGNAEEQKMRRLGSSWFRRGSRNSGLDDWDSDVPVLKTLVLVATKALCDEEVLLQRPLWYYSVDEDED, from the exons ATGAGCCCCAAAATATTGGTAGAAGGAAGGACTTGCccattttcttctttcttcagCTTTAGCGTCTCTGATCGAAAAACAAAGGGCATTAAACCATTAAGTGGGAGTTTTGTTTTCAGCAAGCTTGCTCAAATGGCTTTTCTTTTCAACAAATTCCAAGAT GCTGTTAGAATCCTTGCAAAAAGCCCCACTTTTGCTAGGTACAGAAGGAAACTCCAATTTGAAGACGATATCAATCTCCTCTTCATGTATACCAG TTACAATCGTCTAGGAAAGAATGCTGATGAGGCCGATGCCGAGGAGATTATCGACATGGCTAGTAAGGCCTCTTTTACGGACCAACAAATGCAAGTGCAGGAAAATGttcattttcaaattaaaaacttttgcACTGTTATGGATGAAATCCTTCTTCCTGGTAGTG CTGTTCCCATGACAAGACCAATAAAACGCGCTGAACTCTCACTGAGGTTGAAGGATTCCATTGGCTACTCGCTTGATGTCAAACCATCTCAAATACCCCACAATGAGGCCAGCCAAGGTTTATATTTGAATGGTGAAGCTAATGTTGGCGCTGTAATTGCCATTTACCCCGGTGTTATATACTCTCCATCTTATTACCCATATATTCCTGGATACCCTAGAGTTGATGCTCGAAACAGATATTTGATCACAAGATATGATGGGATTGCCATCGATGCTCAACCTTGGGGATATGGGGGTGAAACACGTGAAATATGGGATAGCTCAACAATGCAAGAGACGAGGCCCGACACCGATGAGACAATGCTTGGTAAGGCTTTGGAAAACTCACAAGTAAGATGCAGTGGTGAAATTTTGGAGCGTAGAAACCCTTTAGCTTTGGCCCATTTCGCCAATCACCCTACTGAAGAAACTGTGCCAAATGTGATGGTTTGCCCTTATGACTTCCCACTGACTGAAAAAGACTTGAGAACTTATATTCCAAACATATCATTTGGTAATGCCGAAGAACAAAAAATGAGGAGATTAGGCAGCTCTTGGTTTAGACGGGGTTCAAGAAATAGTGGGTTAGATGACTGGGACTCAGATGTTCCTGTTTTGAAGACTCTTGTTTTGGTGGCTACCAAAGCACTCTGTGATGAAGAAGTGCTGTTGCAAAGACCATTATGGTATTATTCTGTGGATGAAGACGAGGATTGA
- the LOC108475589 gene encoding uncharacterized protein At5g23160-like — protein sequence MFYLLIAREGQDHSIWVFKVLHADSISSMSSMAEPQKKSHKTSRFLACFGFSGKKNSPKKPIQTGSKNTPSLSFPMLCFRAGKSRTKTVPVDNSDKTDTGGQNHTPSKLSKKKSDIKLIPSRQNSKPDRQLSFPNQASRTRPKEGPEPNILLGNRKLSDPTRTGSSLPGSPTVKPKINPKTQSKLSHTVSLPVLEGNQRVGNPRKHDRVNSKQHQRKNNGVVGKFDSAMGLSIIMVTLVIMLVWGRLCAILCTSAWFYFRSRYRTINNDNNTESVLNSNESDLNSKEYKKKIVLEGLLERSHRVG from the exons ATGTTTTATTTACTTATAGCGAGAGAGGGCCAAGACCATTCCATTTGGGTATTCAAAGTCCTCCATGCCGACTCCATCTCCTCTATGTCTTCCATGGCGGAACCCCAAAAGAAATCCCACAAAACCAGTCGCTTTCTAGCTTGTTTTGGGTTTTCCGGAAAGAAAAACTCACCGAAAAAGCCCATCCAAACCGGTAGCAAAAACACACCGTCGCTCTCTTTCCCGATGCTTTGTTTTAGAGCCGGGAAGTCCCGGACCAAAACCGTTCCCGTCGATAACTCCGACAAGACAGACACCGGCGGCCAAAACCATACACCGTCGAAGCTGAGCAAGAAGAAATCGGATATCAAGCTTATCCCTTCACGTCAAAATTCAAAACCTGATCGGCAACTGTCGTTCCCCAATCAAGCTTCGAGAACGAGACCTAAAGAG GGACCTGAACCGAATATTCTCCTCGGGAACAGGAAACTTTCGGACCCGACAAGAACCGGTTCAAGCCTGCCGGGTTCACCGACAGTCAAGCCCAAAATCAACCCGAAAACACAGTCCAAGTTATCCCACACGGTTTCGTTACCGGTCCTAGAAGGCAACCAACGTGTGGGGAATCCCCGGAAACATGATCGGGTCAATTCAAAACAGCACCAACGGAAAAACAATGGGGTGGTCGGAAAATTCGACTCCGCCATGGGTTTGTCCATTATAATGGTGACTTTGGTAATAATGTTAGTTTGGGGTCGATTATGTGCCATCCTTTGTACCTCGGCTTGGTTTTATTTTCGGTCTCGTTACCGAACCATTAATAATGATAACAATACTGAATCTGTGTTAAATTCAAATGAATCGGATTTGAATTCTaaagaatacaaaaaaaaaatagtgttGGAAGGATTGTTGGAAAGGAGTCACAGGGTTGGATAA
- the LOC108474817 gene encoding 60S ribosomal protein L44, producing MVNVPKTKKTYCKSKECRKHTLHKVTQYKKGKDSLAAQGKRRYDRKQSGYGGQTKPVFHKKAKTTKKIVLRLQCQGCKHVSQHPIKRCKHFEIGGDKKGKGTSLF from the exons ATG GTGAACGTACCTAAGACCAAGAAGACCTACTGCAAGAGCAAGGAGTGCAGGAAACACACTTTGCACAAGGTCACACAGTATAAGAAGGGAAAGGATAGTTTGGCTGCACAGGGGAAGCGTCGTTACGACCGGAAACAATCCGGTTACGGTGGTCAGACCAAACCAGTGTTCCACAAGAAG GCAAAGACCACCAAGAAGATTGTGCTAAGGCTGCAATGCCAAGGTTGCAAGCACGTTTCACAACATCCGATCAAG AGGTGCAAGCACTTTGAGATTGGTGGAGACAAGAAGGGGAAAGGAACATCTCTGTTTTAA
- the LOC108474511 gene encoding porphobilinogen deaminase, chloroplastic, which yields METLASSSICTTLGGGAGGGLLNFCGGGSVSVLGFPLQHLKIQSLPDSKKKQGFGVIKASVAKTEVALVRIGTRGSPLALAQAHETRDKLMASHPELAEEGAIKIVVIKTTGDKILSQPLADIGGKGLFTKEIDEALINGDIDIAVHSMKDVPTYLPEKTILPCNLPREDVRDAFISLSASSLAELPAGSVIGTASLRRKSQILYRYPSLKVEDNFRGNVQTRLRKLNEGVVQATLLALAGLRRLSMTENVTSVLSIDEMLPAVAQGAIGIACRSNDEKMANYLASLNHEETRLAVTCERAFLETLDGSCRTPIAGYASKDEDGNCIVKGLVASPDGTRVLETSRKGAYAFEDMVMMGKDAGKELLSRAGPGFFDF from the exons ATGGAAACGTTAGCTTCTTCTTCTATTTGTACGACCCTCGGCGGCGGCGCTGGTGGCGGATTACTCAATTTTTGTGGCGGTGGCTCCGTCTCTGTTCTTGGCTTCCCTCTTCAACATCTCAAGATTCAATCCCTTCCCGATTCGAAGAAAAAGCAGGGTTTTGGGGTCATAAAAGCTTCTGTTGCTAAGACAGAAGTTGCACTTGTCAGAATAGGCACTAGAGGAAG CCCATTAGCACTCGCGCAAGCTCACGAGACACGTGACAAGCTCATGGCTTCCCATCCGGAACTAGCTGAAGAAGGGGCTATCAAAATTGTTGTAATCAAAACAACTGGTGATAAAATACTGAGTCAGCCACTTGCAGATATTGGTGGAAAGGGCCTGTTCACAAAAGAAATAGATGAGGCTTTGATAAATGGTGATATTGACATTGCTGTCCACTCAATGAAAGACGTTCCTACTTATTTACCGGAGAAGACAATTCTACCATGCAACCTTCCGCGTGAGGATGTTCGTGATGCATTTATATCCTTGAGTGCATCTTCCTTGGCTGAACTACCTGCTGGGAGTGTTATTGGCACTGCATCTCTAAGAAGAAAGTCACAAATACTCTACAGATATCCATCACTCAAG GTGGAGGATAATTTCCGGGGCAATGTACAGACACGATTAAGAAAACTTAATGAAGGAGTGGTCCAAGCAACTTTATTGGCATTAGCTGGACTTAGACGCTTGAGCATGACTGAAAATGTTACTTCTGTTCTTTCAATTGATGAAATGCTTCCAGCTGTTGCGCAGGGGGCTATTGGAATTGCATGTCGAAGCAATGATgaaaaaatg GCTAATTACCTAGCTTCATTAAATCACGAGGAAACACGATTGGCAGTTACATGTGAGAGAGCCTTTCTAGAGACGTTGGACGGATCTTGCCGTACTCCAATCGCTGGCTATGCTTCAAAAGACGAGGATGGTAACTGCATAGTTAAAGGATTGGTAGCTTCTCCCGATGGAACACGTG TGCTTGAAACATCTAGAAAAGGTGCATATGCTTTTGAAGACATGGTTATGATGGGGAAGGATGCTGGCAAAGAACTCCTTTCTAGGGCAGGTCCAGGCTTCTTTGATTTTTGA